ATTCAGTTTGCAGAAATCTTAAAACGTAGAACCGGGCCTACTGCCAACTGCTTCTCTGCTGCATTTAGAGGAAATGATAGAACCGACACACATTAGCTTAACTGAATGTGTTATAATCACAATGTTTGATATATAGAACAACACATATTCAGACTaaacaatcaataaaaatcATATTGGCAGATGTGAAATCATCCCCGATTTTTTCAAATCATCGATTTTGCATCAATTTTTTTGGACAACGGACATCAGcagcttctgtttgtgttgtaaaatgaaTCCCAGTAAAGCTGCAGCATGTTCTGCTCATGTTCTTACTTCTTTATTTTGTCCCGCCCCTGCAGGAGGTTTTTACTCCCAGCTGGCGAAGCCTGGTCTGAGGGTCTTGAGTCTGAACACCATCCTTTACTACGGTCCTGATAAAGCCACAAAGAACACGACGGACCCGGCGGGACAGTTCGAGTGGCTGGAGAAAACTCTGGAGAAAGCCGCTCAGAACCAGGAGAAGGTCTTACATCTTTGTATTTCACATGCTGACATTACAGGTCGTCAAAATCGTCTTCAGATTGATTGACGCCTCGATGCTttgacaaacattaaaacacctTCTGCACTTCTGAAGATCTGAGGTTTTAAACGCGTCTTCTCATGCAGGTGTACGTCATAGCCCACGTACCTGTGGGGTTCCTCGCCTTTGCCACGAACATCACCGCTGTTAGAAAGATCCACAACGAGCGGCTGGTCGCCATCTTCAGGAAGTACAGTCAAGTTGTCGCCGGACATTTCTACGGCCACACACACCGAGACAGCATCATGGTGCTGCTGGACCAACAAggtaagggttagggtaacATCGGACATTTTACAAACAATCTCTTGCACGCTGtctaactttcaaaataaaataaaaaaacctgcaataatatttatcatttattcaagttttttttgcaagtttcGACAGCGTGCATGAGATGGACTCATTCCTCGTCTACCTGCCCGTCCTGTGAAAAACCTAGATGTGTGAAGTAGTTTCTACTTGATGATGATAtcttgtgtttgtgcgtgttcCTCTTCCTGAAGGTAAACCTGTGAATTCTGTGTTCGTGGCCCCGGCTGTCACTCCCATCAAACACGTTCTGGAGCCGTACTCCAACAACCCGGCGTTCCGCATGTACCTGTACGACCCCGAGGACTACGGCATGATGGTGAGACGCTACGTCAGCTCTGACTGGTGTGATGACGAGGCTGATTTACAGAGcggttaaagctcctgtgagaagtgttttaactggttatgacaTGAAAACTGACGCCTCTGTATGACCTTCAAAGCAAACCGGGACCATCAGAGGGAAAACGCATTCTTCCATTTAGTTACTTTATAAAGCTGTCGTCTCTGCCCGAGGTCGGTGTCAGACGAGGAGATGAACACAACGCtgtaaaaaaacaggctttatCATTTTTTGCCAGCCCGAATATTCATCGTGAGTTGCAGGttagacattaaaaatgaagaagTGTGGTTTAGTTTGTGTCCAGATCGGTTTAATCCCTGCTCAAATTGATGTCAGATTTAAAAAGCGATCAAATTCAAACTCAGGATTCATTTCGCAGAAGATTCTAGACCTCTCTTTACCAaccagaaatataaaaaaaaatccgcTGAAGCGCACAAAACTATGTGGACACGTTCATGACCTCACAGTGGATTTAACAGCCACAATAATAACGGACGAGAAATCAGAAACTCCACTCTGCAATGGCTGCATCACAAAAAGTGTGCAAATTATTTAAAACTTAGTTAATGCAtttgtaaaggtggagtcagtagaaatgttcatTACACAAACTGGGCGCCTCCTCCTGGACTCGGAGCCAGTAGAggtgcacactcactgcaggacgtagggTGCAAGTTTGTAGCTTCACAGCGAGCTCGTGCAtgttagcacaagctaaccgctgtGTTTGGCACCTagctgcctgtccaacagaaggCAGGCCAACTCCACGTCCGCGTTTTGCATCACTATGATTACAATCTCTCGTCTTTGAGGCTTCGTCCAAGCACTGCATCTTAATCCCcttctcattggctggaggaagcCCACCGGCTCCCCAGCCCAGCGACGTCCCGAGTCgatcaaaacaacacaaaacatccaaatccagacagaggacagagtctctgcagacacagtcaccaccacacacgtacggaggcccagaagtggTGATCGAGCGACATTACTTTAGTACaagtctatatttattttttttagaaaaaaagctactgactccatctttaaaaagataaagaagagCTTTCTTTGAGTTAGAATACAAACTGGATAGTTTTAAAAGTTCTGCACTGACTAACATTTCTCCCTCTGATCAGCGACGCAAGAAGAAAGTCTCTCTTGATGATTAATCACGCTGTcagtcagaaaacaaaaacagcttttctgCCATTCAACAACacctctcttccccccctctctccctcctcctctggtgctttCCCTCCTTCTCTAAAGGATATCTGGCAGTACTATCTGAATCTGACGGAAGCCAACGAGAAACAAAGATCCGACTGGAGGCTTGAATATATCATGACTGAAGCGTTTGGACTGATTGACCTGCGGCCGCTGAGCCTGCTCCAGCTGGGGCTGAGCTTTAAGGCGCCGCGGAGCAAAGCCTTCGATAAGTACTTCACTCACTACATGGTGGGATACAACAGCAGCATCATCTGTGAAGGAGACTGTAAGCTCAGCCAGGTGTGTGCTGTGCTCTACCTGGACCAGCTGTCCTACTCTGAGTGTGTGgcggagggagagggagagtggtaGAATGGGTCAGAGAAGTAGGATTTTTctcatcttgattttttttccactctgctTGAATCATGAAAAGGGTAAATGTCCTGTTCTGCTGCCTAAAGTTTATTGCAACATTTTCActtaaatgcttttatttttatctgcaGTGTTCCTTTCTGGTATCCAAAGTCTTCCTAGACACAACCACTACGATGAACTTCACTATTCTACACGATATAAGCACTTGAGATCAGAGAAAATGCAGTCATACATTGTGcaatatgttttaaatatgtGTACTGTAATCCCTGGTTTAGAAcgtagactgtataaaacatggacgtagtctcagtgacgtcacccattgtggtttctgaagaggcgtaatgaagccaaatgatggcggtcgccatTTTGGAAAAGCTATTGTAGAGGCTAAGCCGACGCTTTAAGCCACTGAGGCGCTGCACCTGGATTTACTAATTGACGTTACCTTGTCGGATGAATGAAAGTCCAAGTCAGAGTTTACTGCCGATCatttcctttcatttattttacgtCCTTTTGGTTCAACATGTCCATATCTCGATACCAAAAAACATCCTCTTGCATGCCACTACTTAGCGGTTTTCTCTTCCCGGGTGGAACACCTGACCGGTCACAAAGGTTCCTACCTTATATATCCCTCAATCACCCTGTGAGATCCGATACACAAACATCACATATTATGTTAATAATCTGCTCCTACAGCTATCTCAAACTATCGTGTCtagaaacaggaaaagaggCGGGGCTAAGGCGGGACTTAAGCCTCCTTGCGAACGGCTACAAGTCGACTCGGCCACActctaattatgcaaatgtgtgaataacttttagacttgtaaaaaaaaaacacaaggacatCGTTATtgagtcattaaaatgtttagtACAGGAGGTAACGGGAACTTTCCGGTAAAATGTCAGAGATCTCTCAGATCAGAACTAGCGATGGGTATATAAACATAGTTTCGTTCAAAACCTAGCCAATGATTTTCTGCGTTTTTTTTCAATGTCGTGTACCCCACATCAACCTTTCACTGGAGCCATGATAGCGGGCCGTTATTGTTAGTAAGCTCATCATCAAAGCATTCTCCATTCgatgtcaaatataaaacattcagtgaGCAACGAAGCTGTTTCAgacatacagcggccgttgtcatagagacaagacGAGTGTGCATCCCTTTTATTCTCAGTGCACAGTCAGCACTTTTCCTGCCccgaaaaaacagaaaaacactcacGCCCTTGTACCGCagtcagtcagcagggggagctctaaatattttggcttcacttcgaCTGGACTGTCATTcagtccatctttttatacagtcttttCCTAAACACCAAACAATATTTAAGTCGCAGTAGAAGGCCAGTAAGGGTTTCTATGTCTTCCataatgtgatttatttcaaatgtgttttttcatttactGTCTTGAAAGTTTGTACGTCCATAtagttttaataaaatgtagcTTCCCCATGTTGCTTTGAGCATTCGCAACACTTCCATGCGTGCTTGTTGAATATATGATTCCAAGCTTGTAGAAATGTTGGCGACATGCATCGAACATGTGAGGAATGTCTCAGGGAGATGACATGCAGTCAGTAGGTGTTGCATAAATATGAACACAGACAAAAATTCATGTAACATATCAGAGAGACTCTCTTTACTG
The Labrus mixtus chromosome 12, fLabMix1.1, whole genome shotgun sequence genome window above contains:
- the smpdl3a gene encoding acid sphingomyelinase-like phosphodiesterase 3a gives rise to the protein MVQLLCSFLFLLFGAALLEAAPAGRSYLPGTGRFWHITDLHLDPTYHLTPDPTKVCFSSKGVPTANAGVYGDFLCDSPYLLIQSAFSHMAPLTQQDDFIIWTGDSPPHVPADELSTELVIQVISNMTMTVRQHFPNLTVYPALGNHDYWPQDQMPASTNAIYKAAAQLWKPWLQPEALLTLSQGGFYSQLAKPGLRVLSLNTILYYGPDKATKNTTDPAGQFEWLEKTLEKAAQNQEKVYVIAHVPVGFLAFATNITAVRKIHNERLVAIFRKYSQVVAGHFYGHTHRDSIMVLLDQQGKPVNSVFVAPAVTPIKHVLEPYSNNPAFRMYLYDPEDYGMMDIWQYYLNLTEANEKQRSDWRLEYIMTEAFGLIDLRPLSLLQLGLSFKAPRSKAFDKYFTHYMVGYNSSIICEGDCKLSQVCAVLYLDQLSYSECVAEGEGEW